The Micromonospora sp. M71_S20 genome has a window encoding:
- a CDS encoding TetR family transcriptional regulator, whose amino-acid sequence MTEQTAPTTAAGEPATARGEQTRQLILDTAMRLFRERGYARTTMRAIAQEAGVAVGNAYYYFGSKEHLIQEFYARAQTEHRAAAGPVLAREPDLAARLAGVMHAGIDVLTPSHAFAASFFKTAAEPTSPLSPFSAESSGPREAAIGLFAEALDGSTARVDPELRPHLPELLWLAYMGVVLYWVYDRSPGQARTRQLIDGAVPLVDRLVGLSRLRVLRPVTRQVLDLIRTLRH is encoded by the coding sequence ATGACCGAGCAGACTGCGCCGACGACCGCTGCGGGTGAGCCGGCTACCGCGCGCGGCGAGCAGACCCGGCAGCTCATCCTGGACACCGCCATGCGGCTGTTCCGCGAGCGCGGGTACGCCCGGACCACCATGCGTGCCATCGCCCAGGAGGCCGGGGTGGCGGTGGGCAACGCCTACTACTACTTCGGCTCCAAGGAACACCTGATCCAGGAGTTCTACGCCCGCGCCCAGACGGAGCACCGGGCGGCGGCCGGCCCGGTGCTCGCCCGCGAACCCGACCTCGCCGCCCGGCTGGCCGGGGTGATGCACGCCGGGATCGACGTGCTCACCCCGTCGCACGCCTTCGCCGCCAGCTTCTTCAAGACGGCGGCGGAGCCGACCTCCCCGCTGAGCCCCTTCTCGGCGGAGTCGTCCGGCCCGCGCGAGGCGGCGATCGGCCTCTTCGCCGAGGCGCTCGACGGCTCCACCGCCCGGGTCGACCCGGAGTTGCGCCCGCACCTGCCGGAGCTGCTCTGGTTGGCGTACATGGGGGTGGTGCTCTACTGGGTCTACGACCGCTCGCCCGGCCAGGCCCGCACCCGGCAGTTGATCGACGGCGCGGTGCCGTTGGTCGACCGGCTGGTGGGGCTGTCCCGGTTGCGCGTGCTGCGCCCGGTGACCCGGCAGGTGCTCGACCTCATTCGTACGCTGCGTCACTGA
- a CDS encoding GNAT family N-acetyltransferase, with the protein MSDRRLHLHLASWLGQWPAGPGLHVVGSHRRTRPAWDGRLRPAVAVTAGASTVLSVPPDRVAAVREWVRRPGGPPLPQLPAVVAGPGWAVHESVFRWSVAPALLPDVGEWTPPSAAGLPSWLRVFDRPVLVVRDARGHYLAGVGIKRHDAYGHELAVGTVPTARGRGLARRLVAQAARRVLAEGAVPTYLHDPANTASARVATAAGFPDRGWRSFGVYPP; encoded by the coding sequence ATGTCCGACCGGCGGCTGCACCTGCACCTGGCGAGCTGGCTCGGCCAGTGGCCGGCGGGTCCCGGGCTGCACGTGGTCGGCTCGCACCGACGGACCCGACCGGCCTGGGACGGCCGGCTCCGGCCGGCCGTCGCGGTGACCGCCGGCGCGAGCACCGTGCTCTCGGTGCCCCCCGACCGGGTCGCGGCGGTGCGCGAGTGGGTCCGGCGGCCGGGCGGGCCGCCGCTTCCGCAACTGCCCGCCGTGGTGGCGGGACCCGGCTGGGCGGTGCACGAGAGCGTGTTCCGGTGGAGCGTGGCGCCGGCCCTCCTGCCGGACGTGGGGGAGTGGACACCCCCGAGCGCCGCCGGGCTGCCGTCCTGGCTCCGCGTGTTCGACCGCCCGGTGCTGGTGGTGCGCGACGCCCGGGGGCACTACCTGGCCGGGGTCGGGATCAAGCGGCACGACGCGTACGGCCACGAACTGGCCGTCGGCACCGTGCCGACGGCCCGGGGGCGGGGACTGGCCCGGCGGCTGGTCGCCCAGGCGGCGCGTCGGGTGCTCGCCGAGGGGGCCGTCCCGACGTACCTGCACGACCCCGCCAACACCGCCTCCGCCCGGGTGGCGACCGCCGCCGGCTTCCCCGACCGGGGCTGGCGCTCGTTCGGCGTCTACCCACCCTGA
- a CDS encoding STAS domain-containing protein, whose protein sequence is MDRGERNAEPGRVVLRPAGEIDMATAGEFEATLTEALHRPGVREVVVDLAAVRFLDSSGVRVLVHGVSVGRERDVTLRVTDPQPGVARVLRITGVNTLLGFADSDSDSDAGRPVARGWRGLD, encoded by the coding sequence ATGGACCGGGGCGAGCGGAACGCGGAGCCGGGGCGGGTGGTCCTGCGCCCGGCCGGTGAGATCGACATGGCCACCGCCGGCGAGTTCGAGGCGACGCTCACCGAGGCGCTGCACCGGCCCGGCGTCCGGGAGGTCGTCGTCGACCTCGCCGCCGTGCGGTTCCTGGACTCCAGCGGCGTACGCGTCCTGGTGCACGGCGTCTCCGTCGGCCGCGAGCGCGACGTGACGCTGCGGGTGACCGACCCGCAGCCGGGCGTGGCGCGGGTCCTGCGGATCACCGGGGTCAACACCCTGCTCGGGTTCGCCGACTCCGACTCCGACTCCGACGCCGGTCGGCCCGTCGCGCGCGGGTGGCGCGGGCTGGACTGA
- a CDS encoding ABC transporter ATP-binding protein: protein MSAVIEIEGLRKTFHSVRQGRRVAVDGFDLLVEAGQIHGFLGPNGSGKTTTLRALLGLVRADAGRMTVLGVPSPDGLPLVAGRVGAIVESPQFFGNFTGHRTLRLLARAGGVPTARVDEVLEQVGLRDRGDERVKGYSLGMKQRLAVASALLKDPELLILDEPANGLDPAGIREMRDLMRSLAQAGVTVLVSSHILAEIQLICDHVTIISRGRRVAAGRVDEVLAGFDRHELLVRVDDPQRAVELLTAAGLAATGHDDHLVVGDVDDATEVSRTLGESGLWVRELTPLRPDLESVFLELTGTAAHPTLPRQVDDSVSPDGGPSEPVIDLDVRGVDA from the coding sequence ATGAGCGCGGTCATCGAGATCGAGGGTCTGCGCAAGACCTTCCACAGCGTGCGGCAGGGCCGCCGGGTGGCGGTCGACGGCTTCGACCTGTTGGTGGAGGCCGGCCAGATCCACGGTTTCCTCGGCCCCAACGGCTCGGGCAAGACCACCACGTTGCGCGCCCTGCTCGGGCTGGTGCGGGCCGACGCGGGCCGGATGACGGTGCTGGGCGTCCCCTCACCGGACGGGCTGCCCCTGGTGGCCGGGCGGGTCGGGGCCATCGTGGAGAGCCCGCAGTTCTTCGGCAACTTCACCGGCCACCGGACCCTGCGCCTGCTCGCCCGGGCCGGCGGCGTGCCGACGGCCCGGGTCGACGAGGTGCTGGAGCAGGTGGGCCTGCGGGACCGGGGCGACGAGCGGGTCAAGGGCTACTCGCTGGGCATGAAGCAGCGGCTGGCGGTGGCCTCCGCCCTGCTCAAGGACCCGGAGCTGCTGATCCTGGACGAGCCGGCGAACGGGCTGGACCCGGCCGGCATCCGGGAGATGCGGGACCTGATGCGCTCGCTGGCGCAGGCCGGCGTGACCGTGCTGGTCTCCAGCCACATCCTGGCCGAGATCCAGCTGATCTGCGATCACGTGACGATCATCTCGCGGGGCCGGCGGGTGGCGGCCGGGCGCGTCGACGAGGTGCTGGCCGGCTTCGACCGGCACGAGCTGCTGGTGCGGGTGGACGATCCGCAGCGGGCCGTGGAGCTGCTGACGGCGGCCGGGCTGGCGGCGACCGGGCACGACGACCACCTGGTGGTGGGCGACGTGGACGACGCCACCGAGGTCAGCCGCACCCTCGGCGAGTCGGGCCTGTGGGTACGCGAGCTGACCCCGCTGCGGCCCGACCTGGAGAGCGTCTTCCTCGAACTGACCGGCACGGCGGCGCACCCGACGCTGCCCCGGCAGGTGGACGACTCGGTGTCGCCCGACGGCGGGCCCTCCGAACCGGTGATCGACCTCGACGTGCGGGGAGTGGACGCGTGA
- a CDS encoding ABC transporter permease subunit — MNLVRAELERLGARRFVQLMLVLLVLAFGVTAATTLASSHRPTAQEVFDAQRAAAAARIDLERTHQLCLDRQRGVVQADDVREYVPDDCSEVDPAQMERAPVAADFLHGVFTFAEEAGPLLYFLIAFLALFGFLVGASYIGADLNSGGVVNLLLWRPRRMTVLGTKLGTLLGGTALLSVLASAAYLGTFWLIAAFAGRPGRLDGEFWGSLGATWGRGMLLVLLLTVVGFAVATLGRHTSAALGAIAGYLVVWELGARLVMEILEVVKVDRYMLSSYAAALLNGRVEFWDYRACATGSTASCDGLYVVTWQPALLLLLGLTGALAAAAFVAFRRRDLM; from the coding sequence GTGAACCTGGTCCGTGCCGAACTGGAGCGTCTCGGCGCCCGGCGCTTCGTGCAGCTCATGCTCGTCCTGCTGGTGCTCGCGTTCGGCGTCACCGCGGCGACCACCCTGGCGAGTTCCCACCGGCCCACCGCCCAGGAGGTCTTCGACGCCCAGCGCGCCGCCGCCGCGGCGCGGATCGACCTGGAGCGCACCCACCAGCTCTGCCTGGACCGGCAGCGTGGTGTCGTGCAGGCGGACGACGTGCGGGAGTACGTCCCCGACGACTGCAGCGAGGTGGATCCGGCCCAGATGGAGCGGGCGCCCGTGGCGGCCGACTTCCTTCACGGGGTGTTCACCTTCGCCGAGGAGGCCGGGCCGCTGCTCTACTTCCTCATCGCCTTCCTCGCGCTCTTCGGGTTCCTGGTCGGCGCCTCCTACATCGGCGCCGACCTGAACTCCGGCGGCGTGGTCAACCTGCTGCTCTGGCGTCCCCGGCGGATGACCGTGCTCGGCACCAAGCTGGGCACGCTGCTCGGCGGGACGGCGCTGCTGTCCGTGCTGGCCTCGGCGGCGTACCTCGGGACGTTCTGGCTGATCGCTGCGTTCGCCGGGCGGCCGGGGCGGCTGGACGGGGAGTTCTGGGGCTCGTTGGGCGCGACCTGGGGCCGCGGCATGCTGCTGGTGCTGCTGCTCACCGTGGTCGGCTTCGCCGTCGCCACCCTGGGCCGGCACACCTCGGCGGCGCTCGGCGCGATCGCCGGCTACCTGGTGGTGTGGGAGCTGGGCGCCCGGCTGGTGATGGAGATCCTGGAAGTCGTCAAGGTGGACCGGTACATGCTCTCCAGCTACGCGGCGGCCCTGCTCAACGGCCGGGTCGAGTTCTGGGACTACCGGGCGTGCGCCACCGGGTCGACCGCCTCCTGCGACGGCCTCTACGTGGTGACCTGGCAGCCGGCGCTGCTGTTGCTGCTCGGGTTGACCGGCGCGCTGGCCGCCGCCGCCTTCGTGGCGTTCCGCCGCCGCGACCTGATGTGA
- a CDS encoding thiol-disulfide oxidoreductase DCC family protein translates to MSTRPVDGSGGFPDATAHGGGGVRGFTVLYDAHCPLCRSARRWLASRAQLVPLEFVPAGSAEARRRFPGLDHDATLRDLTVVADTGEVYAGDCAWFACLWALADHRGTAERLARPHLLPLARRVVAAAASVRERVRDPWAEPGDDLAGYGDPDDRADCADDRCG, encoded by the coding sequence ATGAGCACCCGGCCCGTCGACGGGTCGGGCGGATTCCCGGACGCCACCGCGCACGGGGGCGGTGGCGTCCGGGGCTTCACGGTCCTCTACGACGCGCACTGCCCACTCTGCCGGTCCGCCCGGCGCTGGCTGGCGTCCCGCGCCCAGCTCGTACCCCTGGAGTTCGTGCCGGCAGGCTCGGCAGAGGCCCGGCGGCGCTTCCCCGGCCTGGACCACGACGCCACGCTGCGCGACCTGACCGTGGTCGCGGACACCGGCGAGGTGTACGCGGGGGACTGCGCCTGGTTCGCCTGCCTCTGGGCCCTGGCCGACCACCGGGGCACCGCCGAGCGGCTGGCCCGACCGCACCTGCTCCCCCTCGCCCGGCGGGTGGTCGCCGCCGCCGCCTCGGTCCGCGAACGCGTGCGCGACCCGTGGGCGGAGCCGGGCGACGACCTGGCGGGATACGGTGACCCCGATGACCGAGCAGACTGCGCCGACGACCGCTGCGGGTGA
- a CDS encoding glycoside hydrolase family 3 N-terminal domain-containing protein codes for MGLDPGLRRLALGTLLAAYPGPVPPGWAVDLVAEGLAGHTLFGTNVHDPGQVAASTAALRAGRPDVLIAIDEEGGDVTRLAHATGSPYPGNAALGAIDEVTLTRRVYEAIGAELAALGVTVNLAPTVDVNTADENPVIGTRSFGADPARVAAHSAAAVTGLQAAGVAACAKHFPGHGATVADSHYELPTVDVPLDVLRRRDLPPFAAVVAAGARAVMTAHIRVPALTGDGPATFSRAVLVDLLRGEYGFTGTVITDALEMKGAAVAAGGVGPAAVRALAAGADLLCIGAQVDAELVERVVAEIVGALGDGRLDRARVEEAAGRAAALAAWTRAAGATSTAPDGLGYAAARRAVRVEGELTGLDRPLIVQLHAASTIAEGRVPWGLGPHLDGAEELRVVATETGPAVLRQLAGDRPIVLVGRHLHRLPGGAELVTALAAEHPVTVVEMGWPSRWRPAGVRAFVTTYGASHACGRAAAEVLGLAG; via the coding sequence GTGGGGCTGGATCCAGGACTGCGCCGGCTCGCGCTCGGCACGCTGCTCGCCGCGTACCCGGGGCCGGTGCCCCCGGGCTGGGCGGTCGACCTGGTCGCCGAGGGGCTCGCGGGGCACACCCTCTTCGGCACCAACGTCCACGACCCGGGGCAGGTGGCGGCGAGCACCGCCGCCCTGCGGGCCGGCCGCCCGGACGTGCTGATCGCGATCGACGAGGAGGGCGGCGACGTCACCCGGCTGGCGCACGCCACCGGCAGCCCGTACCCGGGCAACGCGGCGCTCGGCGCGATCGACGAGGTGACGCTGACCCGCCGGGTCTACGAGGCCATCGGCGCGGAGCTGGCCGCCCTCGGCGTCACCGTCAACCTCGCGCCGACAGTGGACGTCAACACCGCCGACGAGAACCCGGTGATCGGCACCCGCTCGTTCGGCGCCGACCCGGCCCGGGTCGCCGCGCACTCCGCCGCCGCCGTGACCGGCCTCCAGGCCGCCGGGGTCGCCGCCTGCGCCAAGCACTTCCCGGGGCACGGCGCGACGGTCGCCGACTCCCATTACGAGCTGCCCACCGTGGACGTGCCGCTGGACGTGCTGCGCCGGCGCGACCTGCCGCCGTTCGCCGCGGTCGTCGCGGCCGGCGCGCGGGCCGTGATGACCGCGCACATCCGGGTGCCGGCGCTGACCGGCGACGGCCCCGCCACGTTCAGCCGGGCGGTCCTGGTCGACCTGCTGCGCGGCGAGTACGGCTTCACCGGCACGGTCATCACCGACGCGCTGGAGATGAAGGGCGCCGCGGTGGCGGCCGGCGGGGTCGGCCCGGCCGCCGTCCGGGCCCTCGCCGCCGGCGCCGACCTGCTGTGCATCGGCGCCCAGGTCGACGCCGAGCTGGTCGAGCGGGTGGTCGCGGAGATCGTCGGCGCGCTCGGCGACGGCCGCCTGGACCGGGCACGGGTGGAGGAGGCGGCCGGCCGCGCCGCCGCGCTCGCCGCCTGGACCCGGGCCGCCGGCGCGACGTCGACCGCCCCCGACGGACTCGGGTACGCGGCGGCGCGCCGCGCCGTACGGGTGGAGGGCGAGCTGACCGGCCTGGACCGCCCGCTGATCGTCCAACTGCACGCCGCGTCGACCATCGCCGAGGGGCGGGTGCCGTGGGGCCTCGGGCCGCACCTGGACGGCGCGGAGGAGCTGCGGGTGGTCGCCACCGAGACCGGGCCGGCCGTCCTGCGCCAGCTCGCCGGGGACCGGCCGATCGTGCTGGTCGGCCGCCACCTGCACCGGCTGCCGGGCGGGGCGGAGCTGGTGACCGCGCTGGCCGCCGAGCACCCGGTGACCGTGGTCGAGATGGGCTGGCCCTCGCGGTGGCGCCCGGCCGGCGTGCGGGCGTTCGTCACCACGTACGGCGCGAGCCACGCCTGCGGCCGCGCGGCCGCCGAGGTGCTCGGCCTGGCCGGCTGA
- a CDS encoding ABC transporter ATP-binding protein, which produces MDGRVTGDEDLVVSLDGVGVRRAGTALLHDVDWRVELDERWVVLGPNGAGKTTLLNLAAGRLHPTTGTAHVLGERIGRTDVNELRTRIGLSTAALAERVPADERVSDVVVTAAWSVVGRWRESYDSSDEARARALLGQLGIGGLAERTYGTLSEGERKRVQIARALMTDPELLLLDEPAAGLDLGGREDLVARLAELAYDPDAPALVLVTHHVEEIPPGFTHALLLREGGVVAQGLLDDTLTGDNLSKTFGLPLVVQRSGDRFTARAA; this is translated from the coding sequence TTGGATGGTCGGGTGACTGGGGACGAGGATCTGGTGGTCAGCCTCGACGGCGTCGGCGTACGCCGGGCTGGCACGGCACTGCTGCACGACGTCGACTGGCGGGTCGAGCTGGACGAGCGCTGGGTGGTGCTCGGGCCGAACGGCGCGGGGAAGACGACCCTGCTCAACCTCGCCGCCGGCCGGCTGCACCCGACCACCGGCACCGCCCACGTGCTCGGCGAGCGGATCGGCCGCACCGACGTCAACGAGCTGCGCACCCGCATCGGGCTCTCCACCGCCGCGCTCGCCGAGCGGGTGCCCGCCGACGAGCGGGTCAGCGACGTCGTCGTCACGGCCGCCTGGTCGGTGGTCGGTCGCTGGCGGGAGAGCTACGACAGCAGCGACGAGGCCCGGGCCCGCGCCCTGCTGGGCCAGCTCGGCATCGGGGGCCTCGCCGAGCGCACCTACGGCACCCTCTCCGAGGGGGAACGCAAGCGGGTGCAGATCGCCCGCGCGCTGATGACGGACCCGGAGCTGTTGCTGCTCGACGAGCCGGCCGCCGGGCTCGACCTGGGCGGGCGGGAGGACCTGGTCGCCCGGCTGGCCGAGCTGGCGTACGACCCCGATGCCCCGGCGCTGGTGCTGGTGACCCACCACGTGGAGGAGATCCCGCCCGGCTTCACCCACGCGCTGCTGCTGCGCGAGGGCGGCGTGGTGGCGCAGGGGCTCCTCGACGACACGCTGACCGGGGACAACCTCTCCAAGACCTTCGGGCTGCCGCTGGTGGTCCAGCGCTCCGGCGACCGGTTCACCGCCCGCGCCGCCTGA
- a CDS encoding DNA repair protein, which produces MPNQPNDRYHQDPVRLWRATEAGGRFPAQSAYRGHRAGTEALSWSEVNKQPAGASSRGGLNTR; this is translated from the coding sequence ATGCCGAATCAGCCGAACGACCGGTACCACCAGGACCCCGTGCGACTCTGGCGGGCCACCGAGGCCGGCGGGCGGTTCCCGGCCCAGTCGGCGTACCGGGGTCACCGCGCCGGGACCGAGGCGCTCTCGTGGAGCGAGGTGAACAAGCAGCCCGCCGGCGCCTCCTCGCGCGGCGGCCTGAACACCCGCTGA
- a CDS encoding PP2C family protein-serine/threonine phosphatase, which translates to MTTTDPWHRALADLVSRSHRLPPDELAATVDAVLRPLGVTATVYLVDAEQHGLRPLPGTGRVAPELLPIDTSLAGRAFTQVEVHAGQGPPPRLWVPIVNGTDRLGLLEVFPPADADLADETLRDGCRLISGLVGHLVTSKRDYGDVLHRARRSRPMGVSAELLWHLLPPLTFATSEVVVSALLEPCYEVGGDAFDYAVHDGRLTLAILDGVGHGLPAVLTTSVALAALRAARRAGSDLPGLVRAVDAAIAGQWHDARFVTAVLAEFDTGSGLLRYVNAGHPPPVLLRRGRAVRELAGGRRLPLGLPDGRVEVAQTRLEPGDRLLLHTDGMTEARDAAGEMFGLSRLADLAERHIGSGLPAAETLRRLGHAVQEHQGGAQQDDATLLLVEWSADASANSEP; encoded by the coding sequence ATGACCACCACCGACCCGTGGCACCGGGCCCTGGCCGACCTGGTGTCCCGGTCCCACCGGCTGCCCCCGGACGAGCTCGCGGCCACGGTCGACGCCGTGCTCCGGCCGCTGGGTGTGACCGCGACCGTGTACCTGGTCGACGCCGAGCAGCACGGCCTGCGCCCGCTGCCCGGCACGGGGCGGGTGGCACCGGAGCTGCTGCCGATCGACACCAGCCTGGCCGGGCGTGCCTTCACCCAGGTCGAGGTGCACGCGGGGCAGGGGCCGCCGCCCCGGCTGTGGGTGCCGATCGTCAACGGCACCGACCGGCTGGGGCTGCTGGAGGTGTTCCCGCCGGCCGACGCCGACCTCGCCGACGAGACGCTCCGCGACGGCTGCCGGCTCATCTCCGGCCTGGTCGGTCACCTGGTCACCAGCAAGAGGGACTACGGGGACGTCCTGCACCGGGCGCGGCGCAGCCGGCCGATGGGGGTCTCCGCCGAGCTGCTCTGGCACCTGCTCCCGCCGCTGACCTTCGCCACCTCGGAGGTGGTGGTCAGCGCCCTGCTCGAGCCCTGCTACGAGGTCGGCGGGGACGCCTTCGACTACGCGGTGCACGACGGGAGGTTGACGCTGGCGATCCTCGACGGGGTCGGGCACGGCCTGCCGGCGGTGCTCACCACCTCGGTGGCGCTGGCGGCGCTGCGGGCGGCCCGGCGCGCCGGCTCGGACCTGCCCGGCCTCGTCCGGGCCGTGGACGCCGCGATCGCCGGCCAGTGGCACGACGCGCGGTTCGTCACCGCGGTGCTCGCCGAGTTCGACACCGGCTCCGGACTGCTGCGGTACGTCAACGCGGGGCACCCGCCGCCGGTGCTGCTGCGCCGGGGACGGGCCGTGCGGGAGTTGGCCGGAGGCCGCCGGCTTCCGCTCGGCCTGCCCGACGGCCGCGTCGAGGTGGCGCAGACCCGGCTGGAGCCCGGTGACCGGCTGCTGCTGCACACCGACGGGATGACCGAGGCACGCGACGCGGCGGGCGAGATGTTCGGGCTGTCCCGCCTCGCGGACCTCGCCGAACGGCACATCGGTTCCGGGCTGCCGGCCGCGGAGACGCTCCGCCGCCTCGGCCACGCGGTGCAGGAACACCAGGGCGGGGCGCAGCAGGACGACGCGACCCTGCTGCTGGTCGAGTGGTCCGCCGACGCGTCGGCGAACTCGGAGCCCTGA
- a CDS encoding ribokinase gives MRQTRVVVVGSANMDLVGTAPALPRPGETLLGTDFVMVPGGKGANQAVAAARAGASCAFLGAIGSDSFGVTLRARITAAGVDTDQLRTTYGTSGVALVMVNAEGENAILVSPGANASMTGLTEPELTAVRGADVLLAQLEIPVATVTEAALAARAAGTRVVLNAAPAVPVPPELLAATDLLVVNETEAQALTGRGRDEPSALLDLAARAVLTLGAEGAWYGDRDGTAVHVPAVKVDVVDSTAAGDAFTAALAVAWGEGRDVVDAVRWAAAAGAACARRLGASVALPTRAEIDELYVPA, from the coding sequence ATGCGGCAGACCCGGGTCGTCGTGGTGGGCAGCGCCAACATGGACCTGGTGGGCACTGCCCCCGCCCTGCCCCGCCCGGGGGAGACCCTGCTCGGCACCGACTTCGTGATGGTGCCCGGCGGCAAGGGCGCCAACCAGGCCGTCGCCGCGGCCCGGGCCGGCGCCTCCTGCGCCTTCCTCGGGGCGATCGGCTCCGACTCGTTCGGCGTCACCCTGCGGGCGCGGATCACCGCCGCCGGGGTCGACACGGACCAGCTCCGCACGACGTACGGCACGTCGGGGGTGGCGCTGGTGATGGTGAACGCCGAGGGCGAGAACGCGATCCTGGTCAGCCCGGGCGCCAACGCCTCGATGACCGGCCTGACCGAACCGGAACTGACCGCCGTACGCGGGGCGGACGTGCTGCTCGCGCAGCTGGAGATCCCGGTCGCGACGGTGACCGAGGCGGCCCTTGCCGCCCGGGCGGCCGGCACCCGGGTGGTGCTCAACGCCGCCCCGGCCGTGCCGGTGCCGCCGGAGCTGCTGGCGGCCACCGACCTGCTGGTGGTCAACGAGACCGAGGCGCAGGCGCTCACCGGGCGCGGCCGGGACGAGCCGTCGGCCCTGCTCGACCTGGCGGCCCGGGCGGTGCTCACCCTCGGCGCGGAGGGCGCCTGGTACGGGGACCGGGACGGCACCGCCGTGCACGTGCCGGCGGTCAAGGTCGACGTGGTGGACTCCACGGCCGCCGGGGACGCCTTCACCGCCGCGCTCGCGGTGGCCTGGGGCGAGGGCCGGGACGTGGTCGACGCGGTGCGCTGGGCGGCGGCGGCCGGGGCGGCCTGCGCCCGCCGGCTCGGCGCCTCCGTGGCGCTGCCCACCCGGGCCGAGATCGACGAGCTGTACGTCCCCGCCTGA
- a CDS encoding ROK family transcriptional regulator, giving the protein MSATRLPGTPRLLRALNDRAALELLLERGPLTRARLGELTGLSKVTASQLVERLEERGLVTRVGEQAGGRGPNAQLYAVRPGSAHVVGVDVGADRVVAACADITGAVIGRVEQSTHDTDDPVGVVHNAVVQAASSAGAQLSSVRRIVLGTPGLVDPGTGDITFAFNLPRWHTGLLAALRDDLHTPVVFENDVNLAAVAEAQSGAAQGLTDFVLVWVGAGVGLAIVLGGRLHHGSSGAAGEIGYLPVPGAPIPRDVSRRAKPAFQQLIGADAVRDLARAHGYPDDSGAAAVRAAVADGTAGGPMLDEVARRLALGVASTCVVLDPPLVVLAGEVGQAGGAALAERVQHEVAAITLVRPRVVPTGLTEEPILRGALRTALDAVRDEVFGSTVG; this is encoded by the coding sequence ATGAGTGCGACCCGGCTGCCCGGCACCCCCCGCCTGTTGCGGGCGCTGAACGACCGCGCGGCGTTGGAGCTGCTGCTGGAGCGGGGGCCGCTGACCCGGGCCCGGCTCGGCGAGCTGACCGGGTTGTCCAAGGTCACCGCCTCGCAGCTCGTGGAGCGGCTGGAGGAGCGGGGCCTGGTCACCCGGGTCGGCGAGCAGGCCGGCGGGCGGGGACCCAACGCCCAGCTCTACGCCGTGCGGCCCGGCAGCGCGCACGTGGTCGGGGTGGACGTGGGCGCCGACCGGGTGGTGGCCGCCTGCGCGGACATCACCGGGGCGGTGATCGGCCGCGTCGAGCAGTCGACCCACGACACCGACGACCCCGTCGGGGTCGTGCACAACGCGGTCGTCCAGGCCGCGAGCAGCGCCGGGGCGCAGTTGTCGAGCGTACGGCGGATCGTGCTGGGCACCCCGGGCCTCGTCGACCCCGGCACGGGCGACATCACGTTCGCCTTCAACCTGCCCCGCTGGCACACCGGTCTGCTCGCCGCGCTCCGGGACGACCTGCACACCCCGGTGGTCTTCGAGAACGACGTGAACCTGGCCGCCGTCGCCGAGGCGCAGTCGGGCGCGGCCCAGGGGCTGACGGACTTCGTGCTGGTCTGGGTCGGCGCCGGCGTCGGCCTGGCGATCGTGCTGGGCGGGCGGCTGCACCACGGCAGCAGCGGCGCCGCCGGCGAGATCGGCTACCTGCCGGTGCCCGGCGCGCCCATCCCGCGTGACGTGTCCCGCCGGGCGAAGCCGGCGTTCCAGCAGCTGATCGGCGCGGACGCGGTCCGCGACCTGGCCCGCGCGCACGGCTACCCGGACGACAGCGGGGCCGCGGCGGTGCGGGCGGCGGTGGCCGACGGCACGGCCGGCGGTCCCATGCTCGACGAGGTGGCCCGCCGGCTGGCGCTGGGCGTGGCGAGCACCTGCGTGGTGCTGGACCCGCCGCTGGTGGTGCTCGCCGGCGAGGTCGGCCAGGCCGGCGGGGCGGCGCTGGCCGAGCGCGTGCAGCACGAGGTCGCGGCGATCACGCTGGTCCGACCCCGGGTCGTGCCGACGGGGCTGACCGAGGAGCCGATCCTGCGGGGGGCGCTGCGTACCGCCCTCGACGCCGTGCGCGACGAGGTCTTCGGCTCGACCGTCGGCTGA